Proteins found in one Pseudomonadota bacterium genomic segment:
- a CDS encoding chemotaxis protein CheV, which translates to MATRLQSVDERTRLAGSNRLELLLFHLGGRQRFGINVFKVQEVVHCPPLNSMPKTHPHISGVAHFRGRTIPFIRLSEAIGARTDPFQDGEIFAIITEYNRKVQGFLVSSVDRIVNINWRDIHPPPRGSGHQHYLTAVTEIEDELIEILDVEKVLFDLEGKPESEWTPDLTSDGCASTPCQREVLVVDDSSVARAQICRTLDRVDVKHSVARNGDEAWKLLKNLAEEGTRPSDRFFLVISDIEMPEMDGYTLTKSIRADKRMDDLHVLLHTSLSGSFNKAMVERVGANSFIAKFDAEELGRYVIDVMPRDH; encoded by the coding sequence TTGGCAACACGGTTGCAAAGCGTCGACGAACGAACCCGACTCGCCGGCAGTAATCGGCTCGAGTTGTTATTGTTTCACTTGGGCGGACGGCAACGTTTCGGTATTAATGTTTTCAAAGTGCAGGAAGTCGTTCACTGCCCGCCCTTGAACAGCATGCCGAAAACCCATCCGCATATTAGTGGTGTTGCCCATTTTCGTGGGCGAACCATTCCATTTATCCGGCTCTCGGAGGCCATAGGGGCCCGAACCGACCCGTTTCAAGACGGCGAGATATTCGCGATCATTACGGAGTACAACCGAAAGGTTCAGGGCTTTCTCGTCAGCTCCGTGGATAGGATCGTCAATATCAATTGGCGGGACATTCACCCTCCACCACGCGGCAGTGGCCACCAACACTACCTCACCGCTGTCACCGAAATCGAAGATGAACTGATCGAGATTCTAGACGTCGAAAAAGTCCTATTCGATCTGGAAGGAAAACCTGAAAGCGAATGGACTCCAGACCTGACGTCTGATGGTTGTGCTTCCACTCCGTGTCAGAGAGAGGTTCTCGTCGTTGACGACTCTTCCGTGGCGCGCGCCCAGATTTGTCGGACCTTAGATCGCGTCGACGTGAAACACTCCGTCGCACGCAACGGCGACGAAGCGTGGAAGTTGCTGAAGAACCTGGCCGAAGAAGGTACACGTCCGAGTGATCGGTTCTTTCTTGTCATCTCCGATATCGAAATGCCGGAAATGGATGGTTATACGCTAACAAAATCCATTCGAGCGGATAAGCGGATGGACGATCTGCATGTCCTTCTGCACACGTCTTTGAGCGGCTCTTTCAATAAGGCCATGGTGGAACGGGTTGGCGCGAATAGCTTCATCGCCAAGTTCGATGCAGAAGAACTGGGCCGGTATGTCATCGACGTAATGCCGAGGGATCACTAA
- a CDS encoding DUF2802 domain-containing protein yields MLTTLTIATLLVGSAILVVLAVIRFNQIKSSSSSKNFDLIQAWQKESQAQRKALVMMEKRLEAIEQRLEKLGQWQERTDGGRMGGDRFYEQAVRLVDQGADAQHLVRTYGLSQGEAELIVQLHRAQRG; encoded by the coding sequence ATGTTAACGACACTGACGATAGCCACGCTACTGGTGGGAAGTGCCATTCTGGTCGTGCTGGCAGTCATTCGCTTCAACCAGATCAAATCGTCTTCCAGCAGCAAGAACTTCGATCTGATCCAAGCTTGGCAAAAAGAATCTCAAGCTCAGCGGAAGGCTTTGGTAATGATGGAGAAGCGATTGGAAGCTATCGAGCAGCGTTTGGAAAAACTCGGCCAATGGCAGGAGCGGACCGACGGTGGGCGTATGGGAGGCGATCGCTTCTATGAGCAGGCGGTCCGGCTGGTCGATCAAGGCGCGGACGCGCAGCATCTCGTGAGGACTTATGGGTTGAGTCAGGGCGAAGCGGAGCTGATTGTACAACTGCACCGTGCCCAACGAGGTTGA
- a CDS encoding chemotaxis protein CheW, whose product MNSNETIPDTQSNLFGRIPEDNHLDASEQQNDDGLRRCVTFRLDDEVYGVDVMHVKEVLRYTEIAPVPGSPNYVLGIINLRGNVVTVIDTRTRFGLVAEDPDEMTRIVVMEANDQVIGFMVDSISEVRDIPISIIEGAPHLGNEETSAYIEGVASVNDELVILVDLTRILTETDLNEMAFSP is encoded by the coding sequence ATGAACTCGAACGAAACGATTCCCGACACACAGAGCAATCTGTTTGGACGAATTCCGGAGGACAATCACTTGGACGCCAGCGAACAGCAAAACGACGACGGTTTACGTCGGTGTGTGACATTTCGTCTGGACGACGAGGTTTACGGTGTTGATGTCATGCATGTCAAAGAGGTACTGCGTTATACCGAGATTGCACCGGTCCCAGGGTCTCCCAACTATGTATTGGGAATCATCAACTTGCGCGGTAACGTGGTGACGGTAATCGACACCCGTACCCGATTTGGCCTGGTAGCCGAAGATCCCGATGAAATGACGCGCATCGTCGTCATGGAAGCGAACGATCAAGTGATCGGTTTTATGGTGGACAGTATCTCTGAAGTACGTGATATTCCCATTTCGATCATCGAAGGCGCTCCACACCTCGGCAATGAAGAGACCTCTGCTTACATAGAAGGCGTCGCCAGCGTGAATGACGAGTTGGTGATTTTGGTTGATCTGACTCGGATTTTAACGGAGACCGATCTCAATGAGATGGCGTTTTCCCCGTGA
- a CDS encoding ParA family protein, which translates to MRAWAVANQKGGVGKTTTVVTLAGTLAQQGHRVLAIDLDPHAGLSTHFGVSDDRSSEGTYALFGSASRIDESLLLDTGCEGVQLLPASSALATLERQLGQRPGIGRVLSTALRTVSSSIDVVLMDCPPLLGVLMVNALAACDRLIVPVQTEFLALKGLEGLQKTLVMLARAGHPVPSYLIVPTMFDRRTRASLDSLDWLRRHCGDNLWSDVIPVDTQFRDASQAATPLSQYRAGSRGALAYARLADDLMGMERDPHQPAAAVNH; encoded by the coding sequence ATGAGAGCCTGGGCCGTGGCCAATCAGAAAGGGGGGGTGGGTAAGACCACCACCGTGGTGACCCTGGCCGGAACTCTGGCTCAACAGGGCCATCGTGTTTTGGCCATTGACCTTGATCCCCATGCGGGGCTGAGCACGCATTTCGGCGTATCCGACGATCGCTCGTCGGAAGGTACTTATGCGTTGTTCGGCTCCGCGTCCCGTATCGACGAGTCGCTGTTGCTCGATACCGGTTGCGAAGGCGTTCAGCTTCTCCCTGCCAGCTCTGCATTGGCGACGTTGGAGCGGCAGTTGGGCCAACGTCCGGGTATCGGCCGCGTGTTATCGACGGCCCTTCGGACAGTGAGCTCGTCTATTGATGTGGTTCTAATGGATTGCCCACCACTGCTGGGCGTGCTGATGGTGAACGCTTTAGCTGCCTGTGATCGGTTGATCGTCCCGGTTCAAACGGAATTTCTGGCACTGAAAGGTTTGGAAGGGCTTCAGAAAACGCTCGTGATGCTGGCGCGCGCCGGCCACCCTGTACCTTCGTATCTAATTGTGCCGACGATGTTCGATCGGCGCACGCGGGCGTCACTGGACAGCCTGGATTGGCTTCGGCGTCATTGCGGAGACAATTTGTGGTCGGACGTGATCCCGGTAGATACGCAATTTCGTGACGCCAGTCAGGCAGCCACCCCCCTGTCTCAGTACCGAGCCGGCAGTCGTGGTGCGTTGGCTTATGCACGTCTGGCCGATGATCTGATGGGTATGGAGCGAGATCCCCATCAACCGGCAGCGGCCGTTAATCACTGA
- a CDS encoding chemotaxis response regulator protein-glutamate methylesterase, whose product MPVKVLIADDSGFFRRRIAEIVSADPALEVVGMAENGRDAVQKTLLLRPDVITMDIEMPVMDGIQATREIMRSHPTPILMFSSLTHEGATATLNALNAGAVDFLPKRLSEICADESVAKNKLRERLRVLGGRRLFATTAAPIKTPVSRALSHNPFRLAVLVASTGGPAAVQQILLALPADFRVPILVVQHMPASFTGPFAERLNDLCAIQVCEARAGDSLLPGKALIAPGGRQTSVVSVKGFLHVHVYDDPGSRTYYRPCADITLRSVTETCGGHALSVILTGMGRDGCDGATALKQAGGAVWAQDEETSIIFGMPGAVIDAGVADRILALSRIGPDLAGAASAKPETADQTRPV is encoded by the coding sequence GTGCCAGTTAAAGTTCTGATCGCCGATGACTCCGGCTTCTTCCGCCGTCGCATCGCCGAGATCGTTTCCGCAGATCCCGCCCTGGAGGTGGTCGGGATGGCGGAGAACGGTCGCGATGCGGTCCAGAAAACGCTGCTCCTGCGGCCGGATGTCATCACCATGGATATCGAAATGCCGGTGATGGACGGCATCCAAGCGACGCGGGAAATCATGCGGTCTCATCCCACGCCGATTCTCATGTTCTCTTCCCTGACCCACGAAGGGGCGACCGCGACATTGAACGCGCTCAACGCCGGCGCGGTGGATTTTTTGCCAAAACGGCTCAGTGAAATCTGTGCCGATGAAAGCGTGGCCAAAAACAAGTTGCGCGAGCGCTTGCGCGTACTGGGTGGGCGGCGGTTGTTTGCAACGACTGCGGCACCGATCAAAACGCCGGTGTCCCGAGCCCTGTCGCACAATCCGTTTCGCTTGGCGGTACTGGTTGCCTCAACCGGTGGGCCAGCGGCCGTCCAACAAATTTTGTTGGCTTTACCGGCAGATTTCCGCGTCCCTATTTTGGTGGTCCAGCATATGCCCGCCAGTTTTACCGGACCTTTCGCTGAACGGCTCAATGATTTGTGTGCGATACAGGTCTGCGAAGCGCGTGCCGGCGACTCGTTGTTGCCCGGTAAGGCCTTGATCGCACCTGGCGGGCGGCAAACTTCGGTCGTGAGCGTCAAGGGCTTTCTGCACGTCCACGTTTATGATGATCCTGGCAGTCGGACTTACTACCGGCCGTGTGCTGATATCACCTTACGTTCGGTGACCGAAACGTGCGGCGGGCACGCCTTGTCGGTGATTCTGACCGGTATGGGGCGCGATGGGTGCGATGGCGCCACAGCACTCAAACAAGCCGGCGGTGCGGTGTGGGCGCAGGATGAGGAGACCAGTATCATTTTTGGAATGCCTGGGGCCGTGATCGATGCCGGAGTTGCCGACCGCATCCTGGCGCTTTCCAGAATCGGCCCTGATCTGGCCGGAGCCGCATCGGCGAAGCCGGAAACGGCCGACCAGACGAGACCAGTCTGA
- a CDS encoding chemotaxis protein CheA has translation MGLDVDYDILQDFLIEAGELVEQLGEQLVELEQKPDDTELLNAVFRGFHTVKGGAGFVGADHLVEICHHAEDVFNLLRQGDRTITPDLMDTILSVVDTVRAMLETLSQKTLPAPADPDLLSQLSSYLTEEDAGTPPATEEALASSPAVAEDPADRAFDALLAETTSDADLAGSQTPPVSPGGDGSDVMTDDEFEALLDELHGTGAPGSNSSGPSAPSDQKTPETQSVAPVPEQSTTAGSQASAAPSRPPETTKAAPRPSSHVSAQETTVRVDTRSLDTIMNLVGELVLVRNRLQTLRDSIGNEYIQQVASNLDLVTSDLQSAVMKTRMQPIKKIFSRFPRVVRDLARSMGKEINLEMTGEETGLDKNLVEALADPMVHLVRNAVDHGIERPDVRIRNGKPRAGRVLLSAENEGDNILLTISDDGAGMDPEVLRQKAIEKELMTAEAAARLDERECFNLIFAPGFSTAQQISDVSGRGVGMDVVKTRISQLNGSVDIDSELGKGTKLILRVPLTLAILPTLMIKVQGKPFALPLSNVEEILPLSELDMSVVDGQEVVMVRERPLPLMHLSECLGMERTPKGAHGDSHVVTIHVGNTRLGLSVDDVLGQEEVVIKPLGALLHGMSGYAGATITGDGYIALILDVPGLLGRLAKSRREFLRAS, from the coding sequence ATGGGTCTAGACGTGGACTACGACATTCTTCAAGATTTTCTGATCGAGGCGGGTGAGCTCGTCGAGCAGCTGGGTGAACAGCTGGTCGAACTCGAGCAAAAACCCGACGATACAGAATTATTGAATGCCGTTTTCCGCGGTTTCCACACGGTGAAAGGTGGTGCCGGATTCGTCGGCGCCGATCACTTAGTTGAAATTTGCCATCACGCTGAAGACGTATTCAATCTGCTGCGCCAAGGCGATAGGACCATCACACCAGACTTGATGGACACGATTCTGAGCGTGGTCGATACCGTTCGAGCCATGCTGGAAACGCTTTCGCAGAAAACCTTGCCGGCGCCGGCCGACCCCGATCTTCTGAGTCAACTGTCCAGTTACTTGACCGAGGAAGATGCCGGGACTCCACCCGCCACTGAGGAAGCCCTCGCATCGTCCCCGGCCGTGGCGGAAGATCCCGCCGACCGCGCATTCGATGCGCTGTTGGCGGAGACAACGTCAGACGCAGATCTGGCCGGCTCGCAAACGCCACCGGTCTCTCCCGGCGGTGACGGCAGTGATGTGATGACAGACGACGAATTCGAGGCGCTGCTCGATGAACTGCACGGCACCGGCGCTCCGGGTTCGAATAGTTCCGGGCCGAGTGCCCCGTCCGATCAGAAAACGCCGGAGACGCAATCGGTCGCGCCGGTTCCCGAACAATCCACCACTGCCGGAAGCCAAGCCTCTGCCGCGCCGTCGCGGCCCCCAGAGACAACAAAAGCCGCTCCTCGACCGTCTTCTCATGTCAGCGCCCAGGAAACCACGGTTCGAGTAGATACCCGAAGCCTCGATACCATCATGAACCTGGTGGGCGAGTTGGTCTTGGTTCGCAATCGTTTGCAGACGCTTCGCGATAGCATTGGCAATGAATACATCCAGCAGGTCGCATCGAATTTGGATTTAGTGACCTCAGATCTGCAAAGCGCGGTGATGAAAACGCGCATGCAACCGATCAAGAAAATCTTCAGCCGGTTTCCCCGCGTGGTTCGGGATCTCGCTCGTAGTATGGGGAAAGAAATTAACCTGGAGATGACCGGAGAGGAGACAGGTCTCGACAAAAATTTGGTCGAGGCTCTGGCTGATCCGATGGTCCATCTGGTGCGAAATGCGGTGGACCATGGCATCGAGCGACCCGATGTGAGAATTCGAAACGGCAAGCCACGAGCCGGTCGGGTGTTGCTTTCCGCAGAGAATGAGGGTGACAACATCCTTTTGACCATATCCGACGACGGCGCCGGTATGGATCCAGAGGTATTGCGGCAAAAAGCGATCGAAAAAGAGCTTATGACAGCCGAAGCAGCGGCGCGGCTTGACGAGCGAGAGTGTTTCAATCTCATCTTCGCACCCGGATTCAGCACGGCCCAACAGATATCCGATGTGTCAGGCCGTGGTGTGGGCATGGATGTTGTCAAAACCCGCATCAGCCAACTGAACGGGTCGGTCGATATCGATTCGGAACTTGGCAAAGGCACCAAGCTGATTCTCCGCGTCCCGCTGACGTTGGCTATCTTGCCCACGTTGATGATCAAGGTGCAGGGCAAGCCGTTTGCACTTCCGCTCTCGAACGTCGAAGAAATTCTTCCCTTGAGCGAACTCGATATGTCAGTAGTGGATGGCCAGGAAGTAGTCATGGTTCGGGAACGGCCGCTCCCACTGATGCATTTAAGCGAGTGCCTCGGCATGGAGCGGACTCCAAAAGGCGCTCATGGGGATTCCCATGTGGTGACCATTCACGTCGGCAACACCCGGCTCGGGCTTTCGGTCGATGACGTGCTCGGCCAGGAAGAAGTCGTCATCAAACCGCTCGGAGCTTTGTTGCATGGCATGTCAGGTTACGCGGGCGCCACCATCACCGGTGACGGATATATCGCACTGATTCTCGACGTACCTGGGTTACTTGGCCGTTTGGCGAAAAGCCGACGGGAGTTTCTGCGTGCCAGTTAA
- a CDS encoding protein phosphatase CheZ yields the protein MSESTPDSMNQKYLAKLHRMVAHLEAGQERAFAKELDELTRERSDEVFRTVRDLAENIDERLESAWQESRIAALTERDLPTARTRLDYVIALTDQAAHRTLSLVEKGLSHVGHLTKASAEMKGDLPDGNAQDEERRQKQAETYIDEVDEVLPKLHRYLVEITEAQAFQDLTGQLIRRVVGLFEELESELSRMAGCDIDDRAHPVASGEEESIDRVDQEEVDQIIKQLGI from the coding sequence ATGTCTGAATCTACGCCGGACTCCATGAACCAAAAATACTTGGCCAAGCTCCATCGCATGGTCGCCCATTTGGAGGCGGGCCAAGAGCGGGCGTTCGCCAAAGAGTTGGACGAATTGACCCGCGAGCGCAGTGATGAAGTTTTCCGCACCGTTCGGGACTTGGCTGAAAATATAGACGAACGATTGGAATCGGCCTGGCAGGAGTCTCGTATCGCCGCGTTGACCGAGCGCGACCTCCCTACGGCACGAACACGACTCGACTACGTCATTGCCCTAACCGATCAAGCGGCTCACCGAACGTTGAGTCTGGTCGAAAAAGGTTTGTCTCACGTCGGTCATTTGACGAAAGCGTCCGCCGAGATGAAAGGCGACCTACCGGATGGTAACGCGCAAGACGAGGAACGACGGCAAAAACAAGCAGAAACTTACATAGACGAAGTCGATGAGGTGCTGCCGAAACTTCATCGGTATTTGGTGGAAATCACCGAGGCACAAGCGTTCCAGGATCTGACCGGACAGTTGATCCGACGGGTCGTCGGCCTGTTCGAAGAACTCGAATCGGAACTGAGCCGGATGGCCGGATGCGATATCGATGATCGTGCTCATCCTGTGGCATCGGGCGAAGAGGAGTCCATTGATCGTGTCGACCAGGAAGAAGTGGACCAGATCATCAAGCAGTTAGGAATTTAG
- the cheY gene encoding chemotaxis response regulator CheY: MDKNMKILVVDDFSTMRRIVKNLLGELGLTNVVEADDGKTALPILQSSRIDLVITDWNMPGVTGIELLKSIRSDPSLTAIPVLMVTAEAKREQIVNAAQAGVNGYIIKPFTAATLKEKLEKIFERLAANAG, translated from the coding sequence TTGGACAAGAACATGAAGATCCTCGTGGTGGATGATTTTTCCACCATGCGCCGGATCGTCAAGAACCTCCTTGGCGAGCTTGGGCTGACCAATGTCGTTGAAGCGGATGACGGCAAAACCGCTTTGCCTATCTTGCAGTCATCGCGCATTGACCTGGTCATCACGGACTGGAATATGCCGGGTGTCACGGGGATCGAATTGCTCAAATCCATTCGTTCGGATCCATCGTTGACCGCAATACCGGTTCTGATGGTGACGGCGGAAGCGAAGCGGGAACAGATCGTGAACGCCGCCCAGGCGGGGGTTAACGGTTACATCATTAAGCCCTTCACTGCCGCCACATTGAAAGAAAAACTCGAAAAAATCTTCGAGCGTTTGGCCGCCAACGCGGGTTAA
- a CDS encoding RNA polymerase sigma factor FliA translates to MRGQAAYAEDRVIDQEQLVRDHAELVRRIAQHLISRLPASVQIEDLIQSGMIGLLEAARNYDPEQGASFETYAGIRIRGAMLDETRKSDWAPRSVHRKAREVAEAIRKLEHETGREVMPIEVADAMGISVDEYYKIVNDAAGCRVLSLDQPETGVTEPGDIPADGSADPFANLQDYGFKESLAKAINGLPEKERLVMSLYYDQELNLREIGAVLGVSESRACQIHGQALVRIRARMSDWVSGN, encoded by the coding sequence ATGAGGGGCCAGGCAGCCTACGCAGAAGACCGAGTAATTGACCAAGAACAACTGGTTAGAGATCACGCTGAACTCGTTCGCCGCATCGCGCAGCACTTGATCAGTCGTCTGCCAGCCAGCGTTCAGATCGAGGATTTGATTCAGTCCGGCATGATCGGACTGTTAGAGGCAGCCCGGAACTACGATCCGGAGCAGGGTGCCAGTTTTGAGACCTATGCCGGCATTCGCATTCGCGGTGCCATGCTGGACGAGACGCGCAAGTCCGATTGGGCGCCGCGATCCGTCCACCGAAAAGCACGGGAAGTGGCGGAGGCGATACGAAAGCTCGAGCACGAAACGGGGCGCGAGGTGATGCCGATCGAAGTGGCCGATGCCATGGGCATTTCGGTCGATGAATACTACAAGATCGTGAACGACGCAGCGGGTTGCCGTGTTCTCAGTCTTGATCAACCAGAGACCGGCGTGACCGAACCCGGCGATATTCCCGCCGACGGTAGCGCCGATCCGTTCGCAAATCTGCAGGATTACGGGTTTAAAGAATCGTTGGCCAAAGCCATCAACGGTTTGCCGGAAAAAGAACGTTTGGTGATGTCGCTTTACTACGACCAGGAACTTAATTTGCGCGAAATCGGGGCTGTTCTCGGCGTCAGTGAGTCGCGCGCTTGTCAGATCCACGGTCAGGCACTGGTTCGAATTCGTGCCCGCATGTCTGATTGGGTGAGTGGGAACTAG
- a CDS encoding MinD/ParA family protein: MANQLTDQAAGLRDIQERRAVRVVAVTSGKGGVGKTSVSVNLAMSMGRSGRRVVLMDADLGLANVDVMLGLQPRYNITHVLQGTCALDDILIDAPHGVRVVPASSGTRQMAALTSAEHAGLIRAFSSLRQPVDALIVDVAAGISNSVLDMTQAAQEVVVVVCDEPASITDAYALIKVLSRDFGVTHFRVLANMVSSSLEGRELYNKIAKVTDRYLDVCLQYMGAVPYDEYLRKALQRQRAVVDIFPSSPSARAFKSLAAQADNWPVPRGARGRLEFFVERLIGAHRQPVGAIP; the protein is encoded by the coding sequence ATGGCTAACCAGCTCACGGATCAGGCCGCTGGTTTGCGGGACATACAGGAACGCCGTGCCGTGCGTGTGGTGGCAGTTACCAGTGGCAAGGGTGGCGTTGGTAAAACCAGTGTTTCGGTCAACCTCGCCATGTCCATGGGCCGCTCGGGCCGCCGGGTCGTGTTGATGGATGCGGATCTCGGATTGGCCAACGTCGATGTGATGCTCGGATTGCAACCGCGCTACAACATCACCCACGTGCTCCAAGGCACGTGCGCCCTGGATGACATTCTGATCGACGCACCGCATGGCGTCCGCGTTGTACCCGCATCGTCCGGTACGCGCCAAATGGCGGCACTGACCTCCGCGGAACATGCGGGCCTAATCCGGGCCTTTAGTTCATTGCGTCAGCCCGTCGATGCGTTGATTGTGGATGTCGCCGCCGGGATTTCGAACAGCGTTCTGGATATGACGCAGGCCGCACAAGAAGTTGTGGTGGTGGTCTGCGACGAGCCGGCTTCCATCACCGATGCTTATGCATTGATCAAGGTGCTCAGCCGGGATTTTGGTGTAACGCATTTTCGTGTGCTAGCGAACATGGTGTCGAGCTCGCTCGAGGGGAGGGAGCTTTATAACAAGATCGCAAAGGTCACCGATCGTTATCTGGACGTCTGCCTCCAATACATGGGGGCAGTCCCCTACGACGAATATTTAAGAAAAGCGCTTCAGCGTCAGCGGGCGGTTGTGGATATCTTTCCCAGCAGTCCCTCGGCGCGGGCATTCAAGTCTTTGGCCGCTCAAGCCGATAATTGGCCTGTACCACGGGGAGCTCGTGGTCGCCTGGAATTCTTTGTAGAGCGGCTCATTGGCGCGCATAGACAACCAGTGGGAGCGATACCATGA
- the flhF gene encoding flagellar biosynthesis protein FlhF: MKIKRFFGSDMRSVIQEVRESQGPDAVILSNRRVDGGVEVITAIDYDEALVHEAVDRSMSASQRANEAAQPRGAIETYEAAAARESGQQGEEDTDIEEVFGEQDDEHDLAGLTPPSSEKRPQIVWSQDPAMMAMREELSAVRELLEQQLTRLGWNDMVRRDPALGAAFQKLLSLGISESLARDLVSSLSGALDKENARRMALAALARRLPIAGDEILSNGGVIALVGTTGVGKTTTLAKLAAHYALQHGPNSVALISTDNYRIGAHDQLLTYGRILGVPVRLVEDGPQLLRTLASLSDRSLVLIDSVGLCQRKVQTADQLSWLRTVGDAVKPYLVLPATAQAEAVRATVEAFRCVALAGCIVTKLDEAASLGPALSELARGGLPVAYTTDGQRVPEDIEVARAHALVARAAKLARQQAADQPDAVFVQAGGRDHG; this comes from the coding sequence ATGAAAATCAAACGTTTCTTCGGTTCCGATATGCGTTCGGTAATCCAGGAGGTTCGCGAGAGCCAGGGTCCTGATGCGGTGATTCTGTCAAACCGAAGAGTCGACGGTGGCGTGGAAGTCATCACCGCCATTGATTATGACGAGGCGCTGGTGCACGAAGCGGTCGACCGAAGCATGAGTGCCTCACAACGCGCGAATGAAGCGGCGCAGCCGCGAGGTGCGATAGAGACCTATGAGGCTGCTGCGGCCCGTGAAAGCGGCCAGCAGGGCGAAGAAGATACGGACATCGAAGAGGTGTTCGGTGAACAGGACGACGAGCATGATCTCGCCGGGCTGACGCCCCCATCGTCAGAGAAACGTCCACAGATTGTTTGGTCTCAGGATCCGGCCATGATGGCCATGCGCGAAGAGTTGTCGGCGGTTCGCGAACTGTTGGAACAACAGCTCACGCGCCTTGGCTGGAACGACATGGTCCGTCGGGATCCGGCCCTGGGTGCAGCGTTTCAGAAGCTGTTGTCTTTGGGAATATCCGAATCGCTCGCTCGCGATTTGGTGTCCAGTTTAAGTGGCGCACTCGATAAGGAAAATGCGCGGCGGATGGCGTTGGCTGCGCTGGCGCGCCGCCTGCCCATTGCCGGTGATGAAATTCTCTCAAATGGTGGTGTGATCGCGCTGGTCGGAACCACGGGCGTTGGTAAAACCACAACCTTGGCCAAACTGGCTGCGCACTATGCATTGCAGCACGGACCAAATTCGGTGGCGCTGATCAGCACCGACAATTACCGCATCGGTGCCCACGATCAATTGCTCACCTACGGAAGAATTCTTGGCGTCCCCGTCCGCTTGGTCGAGGACGGCCCTCAGCTACTCCGTACTTTGGCTTCACTCAGTGATCGTTCGTTGGTGTTGATTGACAGCGTTGGTCTGTGCCAGCGCAAGGTTCAAACCGCCGATCAACTCTCGTGGCTGCGAACGGTAGGCGATGCCGTCAAGCCCTATCTGGTGTTGCCAGCTACCGCTCAGGCGGAGGCTGTTCGGGCTACCGTGGAGGCATTTCGCTGTGTCGCGTTGGCCGGTTGCATCGTCACGAAACTGGACGAGGCGGCCAGCCTTGGGCCGGCGCTCTCCGAGTTGGCGCGCGGCGGCTTACCCGTTGCGTATACCACTGACGGGCAGCGGGTGCCTGAAGACATCGAGGTTGCGCGTGCGCATGCGCTGGTGGCGCGGGCCGCCAAGCTGGCGCGTCAACAAGCAGCCGATCAGCCCGATGCCGTCTTTGTCCAAGCCGGCGGGAGGGACCATGGCTAA